From a single Nicotiana tomentosiformis chromosome 2, ASM39032v3, whole genome shotgun sequence genomic region:
- the LOC104118549 gene encoding probable xyloglucan endotransglucosylase/hydrolase protein 7 yields MARLTSLKYSAAILILLYALTFSFSVSARPATFLQDFKVSWSDSHIKQIDGGRAIQLILDQNSGCGFASKSKYLFGRVSMKIKLVPGDSAGTVTAFYMNSDTDNVRDELDFEFLGNRSGQPYTVQTNVYVHGKGDKEQRVNLWFDPSADFHTYTILWNHHHAVFYVDAVPIRVYKNNEAKGIPFPKFQPMGVYSTLWEADDWATRGGLEKINWSKSPFYAYYKDFDIEGCAMPGPANCASNPRNWWEGANYQQLSAAEARQYRWVRMNHMIYDYCTDKSRNPVTPPECVAGI; encoded by the exons ATGGCCAGATTGACTTCCTTAAAATATTCAGCTGCAATTCTAATATTGCTATATGCCTTGACCTTTTCATTCTCAGTGAGTGCACGACCCGCCACTTTTTTACAGGACTTTAAGGTCTCTTGGTCCGACTCTCACATCAAACAAATTGATGGTGGCAGGGCCATTCAGCTTATTCTCGACCAAAACTCAG GATGTGGGTTTGCTTCCAAAAGCAAATACCTCTTTGGACGTGTTAGCATGAAGATCAAGCTCGTACCTGGTGACTCTGCTGGAACCGTCACTGCCTTTTAC ATGAACTCGGACACAGACAACGTAAGGGACGAACTAGACTTCGAGTTCTTGGGAAACCGGTCAGGCCAGCCGTATACTGTCCAGACGAATGTTTATGTTCATGGAAAAGGTGACAAGGAACAAAGAGTCAACCTTTGGTTCGATCCATCCGCTGATTTTCACACTTATACCATTCTTTGGAACCACCACCACGCCGT ATTCTACGTGGATGCGGTACCCATTAGAGTCTACAAGAACAACGAAGCAAAAGGAATTCCATTCCCCAAATTCCAACCCATGGGAGTGTACTCAACATTGTGGGAAGCCGACGACTGGGCAACGAGAGGTGGATTAGAGAAAATAAATTGGAGCAAATCCCCATTTTACGCATATTACAAGGACTTTGACATAGAGGGATGTGCAATGCCAGGACCAGCAAACTGTGCCTCAAATCCTCGCAATTGGTGGGAAGGAGCTAATTACCAACAACTCAGTGCTGCGGAAGCAAGGCAATATCGCTGGGTTAGAATGAACCACATGATCTATGATTATTGCACCGACAAATCCAGAAATCCAGTCACCCCACCAGAATGTGTGGCTGGAATATGA